From Saccharothrix espanaensis DSM 44229, the proteins below share one genomic window:
- a CDS encoding trehalase-like domain-containing protein, whose product MGASEPMVLRSPGMNWQTTFDSRQETATAVVRPREGVVILLELHCGATNLSEPTPGGPERRARAHRSNWTATLKLPTVEPELMLRSALTLTGPAHHDTGTIMAATAFPPRNRAASANGTTSTAGCATPRRTPRLTPRSTSNANIRAER is encoded by the coding sequence GTGGGCGCGTCAGAGCCGATGGTGCTGCGCTCGCCCGGCATGAACTGGCAAACCACTTTCGACAGCCGGCAGGAGACCGCCACCGCGGTCGTTCGGCCACGCGAGGGCGTGGTGATCCTGCTGGAATTACACTGCGGCGCCACCAACCTGTCCGAGCCCACTCCCGGCGGGCCCGAGCGGCGCGCCCGCGCACACCGGTCGAACTGGACCGCCACACTCAAGCTGCCCACCGTCGAGCCCGAGCTGATGTTGCGCTCGGCCCTGACCCTCACGGGCCCGGCCCACCACGACACCGGCACGATCATGGCCGCCACCGCCTTCCCACCAAGGAACCGGGCGGCATCCGCAAACGGGACTACCAGTACCGCTGGCTGCGCGACGCCACGCCGTACCCCTCGACTGACTCCAAGAAGCACCTCGA
- a CDS encoding NucA/NucB deoxyribonuclease domain-containing protein, producing MRRSRSAAIAVLAAFAASLLATGTSTAQTTTSDTPAGLVTDRVTPSGDIVRVPVDQVTQTNPPPATLHERMSWEQTDKQQDFTRDITDIVAPDASAQIAVDPVTLDECDDHQFPSGDPVWWHKNHYSTCYAGYDNLVKPASCPILCSPSINSFRIVVIGVGDANAVPPGDTSAPVRKARFTIRTDTGQKSGPEPAPDSTLIRLRVDCVALDGSTCQNSQSGGVTKTLGELRAGFETSFDLTISGNSAFPNEPDNKTYYNTSLTITNFAPDYLPPEVELPDDALRCDTSTYTYNVETQRRDNGACIFTDVDAVLTYSKASGSPVKVVAEHIDLAQRTPENTRPGGVGRIIPGAKASGRKLARLVPDLGVGREDRYEANRLLAVANCIRFWGLNYSRGGTLDCDEYPFASTYEGAAYNLWNGGNTAVSFSSMPLDRTQNRAAGRALGIWYAADHILERDTFYVDIVG from the coding sequence GTGCGCAGATCTCGTTCCGCCGCCATCGCGGTACTGGCGGCCTTCGCCGCCAGCCTGCTGGCGACGGGCACCTCAACCGCTCAAACGACCACATCGGACACACCGGCCGGCCTGGTCACCGACCGCGTCACGCCTTCCGGCGACATCGTCAGGGTTCCCGTCGACCAGGTGACCCAGACCAACCCCCCGCCCGCAACGCTGCACGAACGCATGTCCTGGGAGCAGACCGACAAGCAGCAGGACTTCACGAGGGACATTACGGACATCGTGGCACCGGATGCTTCCGCGCAGATCGCGGTCGACCCCGTCACCCTCGACGAGTGCGACGACCACCAGTTCCCGTCGGGCGATCCGGTCTGGTGGCACAAGAACCACTACTCGACCTGCTACGCGGGATACGACAACCTGGTCAAGCCGGCGTCCTGCCCGATCCTGTGCAGCCCGTCGATCAACTCGTTCCGGATCGTCGTGATCGGGGTGGGCGACGCCAACGCCGTTCCTCCCGGTGACACGAGCGCACCGGTTCGCAAGGCCAGGTTCACCATCCGCACCGACACCGGTCAAAAGTCCGGTCCGGAACCCGCGCCGGACAGCACGTTGATCCGACTGCGCGTGGACTGCGTCGCGCTCGACGGCTCCACCTGCCAGAACTCGCAGAGCGGCGGCGTCACCAAGACGCTCGGCGAACTGCGTGCGGGGTTCGAGACCAGCTTCGACCTGACCATCTCGGGCAACAGCGCGTTCCCGAACGAGCCGGACAACAAGACCTACTACAACACCTCGTTGACGATCACGAACTTCGCCCCCGACTACCTGCCGCCGGAGGTGGAACTGCCCGACGACGCCCTGCGCTGCGACACCTCGACGTACACCTACAACGTCGAGACGCAGCGCCGTGACAACGGCGCGTGCATCTTCACCGACGTCGACGCCGTGCTGACCTACTCCAAGGCGTCAGGATCGCCGGTGAAGGTGGTCGCGGAACACATCGACCTGGCGCAGAGGACACCGGAGAACACCAGGCCCGGCGGGGTCGGCAGGATCATCCCGGGTGCCAAGGCATCCGGGCGCAAGCTGGCGAGGCTCGTGCCGGATCTGGGCGTCGGGCGTGAGGACAGGTACGAGGCGAACAGGCTGCTGGCAGTTGCGAACTGCATCCGGTTCTGGGGCTTGAACTACTCACGGGGCGGCACGCTCGACTGCGACGAGTACCCGTTCGCGTCGACTTACGAGGGGGCGGCCTACAATCTGTGGAACGGTGGCAACACCGCGGTCTCGTTCTCGTCGATGCCGCTGGACCGGACCCAGAACCGCGCCGCGGGCCGAGCGCTGGGCATCTGGTACGCCGCGGACCACATCCTCGAACGCGACACGTTCTACGTCGATATCGTCGGATGA
- a CDS encoding ATP-binding protein, producing MARQAELHLLRKRLDRVITSREGAAIAIRGRRQVGKSRLVQEFCDRADVPYFYFAATKGASSVESTTAFLAELADSSLAAGQVGPPTGVTGGWPDAFRVLGATLPDTLSVVVLDELPWLTEQDSVFDGALQTAWDRLWSRRPVLLVLLGSDLHMMERLTAYDRPFYGRADNLVLGPLNPAETGHALGLDAADAIDAHLVTGGLPGIIRSWPHAMPPADFLRRECDDPAAPLFGVPESSLLAKFPSPDQAHRVVESIGGDNRTHANIAATAGSNQGQIPSGTLSPLLRRLAEEKRVLAVDHPLSTKPGKPAFYRIADSNLRFYLPIGRAVQEQARRGRPHIGARVLQRQWTSWRGRAVEPLIRDALELAGQASELPWPDTAAVGGWWDRQHNPEIDLVGADRSPVAGRIDFAGSIKWIDSTFDRHDLQTLRYSANHVPGYEAGRSGLAVVALSGTDIDTNDVDLVWGPQEIMDCWKTAEQSGSLRHLSANKVTKVASGSNSAVAAIAAASMPFDRQSRVRRYSPRSDLQSRQ from the coding sequence GTGGCCAGGCAGGCCGAGCTGCACCTCTTGCGCAAGCGCCTCGACCGGGTGATCACCTCGCGGGAAGGGGCCGCGATCGCCATCCGCGGACGGCGACAGGTGGGCAAGTCCCGGCTGGTCCAGGAGTTCTGCGACCGGGCCGACGTCCCCTACTTCTACTTCGCCGCCACCAAGGGCGCATCCTCGGTCGAGTCGACCACCGCCTTCCTCGCCGAACTCGCCGACTCGTCCCTGGCCGCCGGACAGGTCGGTCCGCCCACCGGGGTCACCGGCGGATGGCCCGACGCGTTCCGCGTCCTGGGCGCGACGCTGCCGGACACCCTGTCGGTCGTGGTGCTCGACGAGTTGCCGTGGTTGACGGAACAGGACTCGGTCTTCGACGGCGCGTTGCAGACCGCGTGGGACCGGTTGTGGTCACGGCGCCCGGTGTTGCTGGTGCTGCTGGGCAGCGACCTGCACATGATGGAACGCCTCACCGCCTACGACCGCCCCTTCTATGGACGTGCGGACAACCTCGTGCTCGGACCGCTCAACCCCGCCGAGACCGGACACGCCCTCGGCCTGGACGCGGCGGACGCCATCGACGCCCACCTCGTGACCGGCGGGCTGCCCGGCATCATCCGCAGCTGGCCCCACGCCATGCCACCGGCCGACTTTCTGCGCAGGGAATGCGACGACCCGGCCGCGCCCCTGTTCGGCGTGCCCGAGTCCTCCCTGCTGGCCAAGTTCCCCTCACCCGACCAGGCCCACCGCGTCGTGGAATCGATCGGCGGGGACAACCGCACCCACGCCAACATCGCCGCCACCGCAGGAAGCAACCAGGGACAGATCCCCTCCGGAACGCTGTCGCCGCTGCTGCGACGACTGGCCGAGGAGAAACGGGTCCTGGCAGTGGACCACCCGCTCTCCACCAAGCCCGGCAAACCGGCGTTCTACCGGATCGCCGACAGCAACCTGCGCTTCTACCTGCCCATCGGACGCGCCGTCCAGGAACAAGCCCGCCGCGGACGCCCCCACATCGGCGCACGCGTCCTGCAACGCCAATGGACCAGCTGGCGCGGACGCGCCGTCGAACCACTCATCCGCGACGCACTGGAACTCGCCGGACAAGCCAGCGAACTGCCCTGGCCCGACACCGCCGCGGTAGGCGGCTGGTGGGACCGACAGCACAACCCCGAGATCGACCTCGTCGGAGCCGACCGCTCCCCCGTCGCCGGCCGCATCGACTTCGCCGGGTCGATCAAATGGATCGACAGCACCTTCGACCGCCACGACCTCCAAACACTCCGCTACTCCGCCAACCACGTCCCAGGCTACGAGGCAGGCCGCTCCGGACTGGCCGTCGTGGCCCTGTCCGGCACGGACATCGACACCAACGACGTCGACCTCGTATGGGGACCACAAGAGATCATGGACTGCTGGAAAACGGCTGAACAGTCCGGCAGCCTGCGCCACTTGAGCGCGAATAAAGTGACCAAGGTTGCCTCCGGGAGCAACTCAGCCGTAGCCGCAATAGCTGCAGCGTCGATGCCGTTTGATCGTCAGTCGAGAGTGCGGCGGTACAGCCCCAGGTCAGACCTGCAAAGCCGACAGTGA
- a CDS encoding EF-hand domain-containing protein, giving the protein MPVNDLLKAKIEHGFSHLDVDGDGLLTEQDHVLMGRRTAEALGHAAGSPQEQRIIDAYLRIWRDLHLPHIPDGGTAISREQFLVSTGSLADDPQAARAGLGALAEAFLDIADTDADGRVGPAEFLVFQRGHFPGLTEDEATEAFGHLDSDGDGHLTAEEFTRVCVEFWSSTDPDAPGNWWTGRRFA; this is encoded by the coding sequence GTGCCGGTGAACGACCTGCTCAAGGCCAAGATCGAACACGGGTTCTCGCACTTGGACGTGGACGGGGACGGGTTGCTCACCGAGCAGGACCACGTCCTGATGGGCCGCCGGACCGCCGAAGCCCTCGGGCACGCCGCCGGCTCACCGCAGGAGCAGCGCATCATCGACGCCTACCTGCGGATCTGGCGCGACCTGCACCTGCCGCACATCCCCGATGGCGGCACCGCGATCTCGCGCGAGCAGTTCCTCGTCTCGACCGGTTCGCTCGCCGACGACCCGCAGGCCGCGCGCGCCGGCCTCGGCGCGCTGGCCGAGGCGTTCCTGGACATCGCCGACACCGACGCCGACGGCCGCGTGGGCCCGGCCGAGTTCCTGGTGTTCCAGCGCGGTCACTTCCCCGGCCTGACCGAGGACGAGGCCACCGAGGCGTTCGGACACCTCGATTCCGACGGCGACGGCCATCTCACCGCCGAGGAGTTCACCCGGGTGTGCGTGGAGTTCTGGTCCAGCACCGACCCGGACGCCCCGGGCAACTGGTGGACCGGCCGCCGCTTCGCGTAA
- a CDS encoding OB-fold nucleic acid binding domain-containing protein: protein MFIGHGSRTVEREPLPGREAMFAGKVGMFNGKLQLAHPDYQVLDAETNENAAKFAGDGGRRFDGSGRLRR, encoded by the coding sequence GTGTTCATTGGGCACGGGTCGCGCACCGTCGAGCGCGAGCCGCTGCCCGGCCGCGAGGCGATGTTCGCCGGCAAGGTCGGCATGTTCAACGGAAAGCTGCAGCTCGCCCACCCCGACTACCAGGTGCTCGACGCCGAGACCAACGAAAACGCCGCCAAGTTCGCGGGCGACGGTGGGCGCCGCTTCGACGGATCCGGTCGCCTGCGGCGTTGA
- a CDS encoding glycosyltransferase, producing the protein MVIPARDEEASLAGTIRSCRARSYPIDQIIVVADTPPDRTAGIARGMGWS; encoded by the coding sequence ATGGTGATTCCGGCGCGCGACGAAGAAGCATCGCTCGCGGGCACCATCCGGTCCTGCCGCGCGCGGAGCTACCCGATTGACCAAATCATCGTGGTCGCGGACACCCCTCCCGACCGCACCGCCGGGATAGCCCGCGGCATGGGGTGGTCGTGA
- a CDS encoding RICIN domain-containing protein, whose product MPSTTPLVPASIDIATNPDSPASHRERVEVQLPGSGVIPKIDVYFLADNTGSMGGIISAVSAQVEDIVNRLVTAASGVGADVHFGVGNYLDMEDPQPNRFRNQVPLGPTPGTVAAGIRAWTAAGGGSTVAEGQFYALDQLAQPPGGSIGWRADAKRIVVWIGDAPAHDPICQAVSGLTYDVTELSVTAKLQAQGIFVLAISTASGGANTGLNADPVPVSGGTVYQSLCGVLGGMAGQGSRIAAATGGEYRDGITPATVVQTIIDLGTAGITTLGNVGLVPDRAIAPFVRVHPAGGFGPFTGAYPATLDFELEFPAATGSPGTPVTREMATQGEVDVIVDGVKTGSTTVKIVVPDLTGKYKIQSTLSDLYLQLDDPNWTGDGANVDQNDYTGLEAQHWELVPVAGGGYRIKNCDPARDRYLEVVGMSYADGTEILTRDDPSGPHKEWLFIPAGASGTTGAVFRIQNLHTGKVLDIQGGSTQRDAPVFQYFYWGDYPSYRENHNQHWRLERI is encoded by the coding sequence ATGCCCAGCACGACCCCGCTCGTCCCGGCGAGCATCGACATCGCCACGAACCCCGACTCGCCCGCCAGTCACCGCGAGCGGGTCGAGGTCCAGCTGCCCGGGAGCGGGGTGATCCCCAAGATCGACGTCTACTTCCTGGCCGACAACACCGGCAGCATGGGCGGCATCATCAGCGCGGTCAGCGCCCAGGTCGAAGACATCGTCAACCGGTTGGTGACCGCCGCGAGCGGGGTGGGGGCGGACGTCCACTTCGGCGTCGGCAACTACCTGGACATGGAGGACCCCCAGCCCAACCGCTTCCGCAACCAGGTGCCCCTGGGGCCGACCCCGGGCACGGTCGCGGCCGGCATCCGGGCCTGGACCGCCGCGGGCGGCGGCAGCACCGTCGCCGAGGGCCAGTTCTACGCCCTGGACCAACTCGCGCAGCCACCGGGCGGGTCCATCGGCTGGCGCGCCGACGCCAAGCGGATCGTCGTCTGGATCGGCGACGCACCCGCCCACGACCCGATCTGCCAGGCCGTGTCCGGTCTGACCTACGACGTCACCGAACTGTCGGTCACGGCCAAGCTCCAGGCGCAGGGCATCTTCGTGCTGGCCATCAGCACCGCGTCGGGAGGCGCGAACACCGGGCTCAACGCCGACCCGGTGCCCGTGTCCGGCGGCACCGTCTACCAGAGCCTGTGCGGCGTCCTCGGCGGCATGGCCGGGCAGGGCTCGCGGATCGCCGCGGCGACCGGCGGCGAGTACCGGGACGGCATCACGCCCGCCACGGTGGTGCAGACGATCATCGACCTCGGCACCGCCGGCATCACGACCCTGGGCAACGTCGGCCTCGTCCCCGACCGGGCCATCGCCCCGTTCGTGCGCGTCCACCCCGCCGGTGGCTTCGGCCCCTTCACCGGCGCCTACCCGGCCACGCTGGACTTCGAGCTGGAGTTCCCCGCCGCGACCGGGTCCCCGGGCACCCCGGTGACCCGGGAAATGGCGACGCAGGGCGAGGTCGACGTGATCGTCGACGGCGTGAAGACCGGCTCAACCACGGTGAAGATCGTCGTGCCGGACCTGACCGGCAAGTACAAGATCCAGAGCACCCTCAGCGACCTGTACCTGCAACTCGACGACCCGAACTGGACCGGCGACGGTGCGAACGTCGACCAGAACGACTACACCGGCCTGGAGGCCCAGCACTGGGAACTGGTCCCGGTCGCCGGCGGCGGCTACCGCATCAAGAACTGCGACCCCGCCCGCGACCGCTACCTGGAAGTGGTCGGCATGTCCTACGCCGACGGCACCGAGATCCTCACCCGGGACGATCCCAGCGGCCCGCACAAGGAGTGGCTGTTCATCCCGGCCGGAGCCTCCGGCACCACCGGCGCGGTGTTCCGCATCCAGAACCTGCACACCGGCAAGGTCCTCGACATCCAGGGCGGCAGCACGCAGCGCGACGCCCCGGTGTTCCAGTACTTCTACTGGGGCGACTACCCCTCCTACCGGGAGAACCACAACCAGCACTGGCGGCTGGAGCGCATCTGA
- a CDS encoding HesA/MoeB/ThiF family protein, with translation MHRPRIKYEHLPVRHGEDLVQIGGSLPGVAAMIPDPDGSVWTLLTLLDGTRMVDQVVADLVHRHPDKAPHTVYTAVDALAAAGYLEDADEPSPEVLSEVQRERFARGRALWRWMDTAPRTTGWHAQLALRQARVTVVGVGGVGSTAALALVQSGVGRVHLVEPDVVELSNLNRQILYTENDLGRAKVDVAVDVLRRHNGEVEVTGEQTTVDGVWTLRRLATGCDVLLMAADTPHEIRSWTNRACLDTGTTWVHGGYHGPRAGVGLFVPGNGPCYDCARTAAAREQLAAPPSTPWPEMSGTTGTHAANAVSAGIAGHLAGHAVMSLITGIPRLRANRQIGYNLITLQHSTFYESSEPEPDCPACARSDA, from the coding sequence ATGCACCGCCCACGTATCAAGTACGAGCACCTGCCCGTCCGCCACGGCGAAGACCTGGTGCAGATCGGTGGTTCCCTGCCGGGAGTCGCCGCCATGATCCCGGACCCGGACGGCTCGGTGTGGACGTTGCTCACCCTTCTCGACGGGACGCGCATGGTGGACCAGGTGGTCGCCGACCTGGTCCACCGCCATCCCGACAAAGCGCCCCACACGGTCTACACCGCGGTCGACGCGCTGGCCGCTGCCGGCTATCTGGAGGACGCCGACGAGCCGTCGCCGGAGGTGCTCTCCGAGGTCCAGCGGGAGCGGTTCGCGCGTGGCCGGGCATTGTGGCGGTGGATGGACACCGCTCCGCGCACCACCGGGTGGCACGCTCAGTTGGCGCTGCGGCAGGCGCGGGTCACGGTCGTCGGCGTCGGCGGGGTCGGCAGCACCGCGGCCCTCGCGCTTGTCCAGTCCGGGGTGGGGCGGGTGCACCTGGTCGAACCGGACGTGGTGGAGCTGTCCAACCTCAACCGGCAGATCCTCTACACCGAGAACGACCTCGGCCGCGCCAAGGTCGACGTCGCGGTCGACGTGCTGCGCCGGCACAACGGCGAGGTCGAGGTCACCGGCGAGCAGACCACCGTCGACGGCGTGTGGACGCTGCGGCGGTTGGCCACGGGGTGCGATGTGCTGCTGATGGCCGCCGACACGCCACACGAGATCCGCTCGTGGACCAACCGGGCGTGCCTGGACACCGGCACCACCTGGGTCCACGGCGGCTATCACGGGCCCAGGGCGGGAGTCGGGCTGTTCGTGCCCGGCAACGGGCCTTGCTACGACTGCGCGCGCACCGCCGCCGCACGCGAACAACTCGCAGCACCGCCGTCGACCCCGTGGCCGGAGATGAGCGGGACGACGGGGACGCACGCGGCCAACGCCGTGTCGGCCGGGATCGCGGGACACCTGGCCGGTCACGCTGTGATGAGCCTGATCACCGGGATTCCCCGGCTGCGGGCGAACCGCCAGATCGGGTACAACCTCATCACGTTGCAGCACAGCACCTTCTACGAATCGTCGGAACCGGAGCCGGACTGCCCCGCCTGCGCACGATCCGACGCCTGA
- a CDS encoding ATP-binding protein: MTQRPERTFLSALRPDYIPMVDGGVSNDMDGTVQGVLVQAGRIDQVVLPPTQETVVVPRQLPAAVHDFCGRGAHVAALDALLDELEWNTAGGAVVVTLNGSAGAGKSTLAVWWAHRVQDRFPGGTLFVNLRGYGPSAPLAPLVVLTEFLTALGIAERRVPEGVQAQGALFRSLVTARPVLVVLDNAGSAEQVRPLLPGAAGSLALVTSRGALSELVVLEAARRVTVDVFDARDAVRLVERVVGGARTAAEPDAVGELVGVCARLPLAVRVAATRLASRPFLSVADVVEEIREEQQGSIGVDGSWRGLGGVRPVFEWSYTLLDPLHARVFRLAGLHPVPEFGTHAVAALAALDLRSAMRVLDELAEQHLVEQVARHRYRMHDLLHEYAAHRAELDETREAREEAVARLLGWYAAVADLADRLVYPVSARLAVDLPVVPAPKWDREDALGWLRSERAVLSAAQRMAVDHGMYAVVIALALSSRHLGSGPRAWWREELEAKSRGIEAARVSEDWAAEAFLRVLRGHSHRSSGDQAAAEADFQNVVEAAARSGDRVLRRRALAGLASLREAQERYDEAVEYYLAMWEATRQEGNTAAEAIALGNLCLVNVARGRFDEALDYAQRAWELRSRTGDPLITAYAEDDLALARQGLGEHDTAIALWEKVVDVYARHSGAESHLAAALEAMAVSLSATGRDDRAVHNLRRTAAILTDLDDPRAELVQRRAEDLASARADGSGQASDRAQAGQSGSGSDDS; this comes from the coding sequence GTGACGCAGCGGCCTGAGCGGACTTTCCTGTCGGCGTTGCGGCCAGACTATATACCCATGGTCGACGGTGGTGTCAGCAACGACATGGACGGCACGGTCCAAGGGGTGTTGGTACAGGCGGGCCGAATTGATCAGGTGGTGCTGCCGCCTACCCAGGAAACCGTGGTGGTGCCGCGTCAGCTACCGGCCGCGGTGCACGATTTTTGCGGGCGTGGCGCCCATGTCGCCGCTCTCGACGCTCTATTGGACGAATTGGAGTGGAATACCGCCGGCGGGGCGGTGGTAGTGACGCTGAATGGTTCGGCCGGGGCGGGAAAGTCGACGTTGGCGGTGTGGTGGGCGCACCGCGTCCAGGATCGTTTCCCGGGTGGCACGTTGTTCGTGAACCTGCGCGGCTACGGCCCGAGCGCCCCGTTGGCCCCACTGGTCGTGCTGACGGAGTTCCTCACCGCGCTTGGTATCGCGGAGCGGCGGGTGCCCGAGGGCGTGCAGGCGCAGGGCGCGTTGTTCCGGTCGCTGGTGACCGCCCGGCCGGTGTTGGTGGTGCTGGACAACGCCGGGTCCGCTGAACAGGTGCGTCCGTTGTTGCCCGGTGCGGCGGGATCGCTGGCGTTGGTGACCAGTCGGGGCGCGCTGTCGGAGTTGGTTGTGCTGGAGGCGGCCCGGCGGGTCACGGTGGACGTGTTCGACGCCCGGGACGCCGTGCGTCTGGTGGAGCGGGTAGTGGGTGGGGCCCGGACCGCCGCGGAGCCCGACGCGGTGGGGGAACTGGTGGGGGTGTGCGCGCGGTTGCCGTTGGCGGTGCGGGTGGCGGCGACGCGGTTGGCGTCACGTCCGTTCCTTTCGGTGGCCGATGTGGTGGAGGAGATCCGGGAGGAACAGCAGGGCTCGATCGGGGTGGACGGGTCATGGCGGGGGTTGGGTGGCGTGCGGCCGGTGTTCGAGTGGTCCTACACCCTGCTCGACCCGTTGCACGCGCGGGTGTTCCGGTTGGCGGGGTTGCACCCGGTGCCGGAGTTCGGGACGCATGCCGTCGCCGCCCTGGCCGCGCTGGACCTTCGTTCCGCGATGCGCGTCCTGGACGAGTTGGCGGAGCAGCACCTGGTCGAGCAGGTGGCCCGTCATCGGTATCGGATGCACGACCTGTTGCACGAGTATGCCGCCCACCGCGCAGAACTGGACGAAACACGTGAAGCGCGGGAGGAGGCGGTGGCGCGCTTGCTGGGGTGGTATGCCGCGGTGGCGGACCTGGCAGATCGTCTCGTGTACCCGGTGTCGGCCCGGCTGGCGGTGGATCTCCCCGTCGTGCCGGCGCCGAAGTGGGACCGGGAGGACGCGTTGGGGTGGTTGCGGTCGGAGCGGGCGGTGTTGTCGGCGGCACAGCGCATGGCCGTGGATCACGGCATGTACGCGGTGGTGATCGCGTTGGCGTTGTCGTCGCGTCACCTGGGGTCGGGACCGCGGGCGTGGTGGCGGGAGGAACTGGAGGCGAAGTCGCGCGGGATCGAGGCGGCTCGGGTGTCGGAGGACTGGGCGGCCGAGGCGTTCCTGCGGGTTCTGCGTGGGCACAGTCACCGGAGTTCGGGTGACCAAGCGGCGGCCGAGGCCGACTTCCAGAACGTGGTGGAGGCGGCGGCCCGGTCCGGCGATCGGGTCCTGCGCCGGCGGGCGTTGGCCGGGTTGGCGAGCCTGCGCGAGGCACAGGAGCGTTACGACGAGGCGGTCGAGTACTACCTGGCGATGTGGGAGGCGACGAGGCAGGAGGGCAACACCGCGGCCGAGGCCATCGCGTTGGGAAACCTGTGCCTGGTGAACGTGGCGCGGGGGCGGTTCGACGAGGCGTTGGACTACGCGCAACGGGCGTGGGAGCTGCGCAGCCGCACTGGTGATCCGTTGATCACCGCCTATGCCGAGGACGACTTGGCGCTCGCGCGGCAGGGGCTGGGTGAGCACGACACCGCGATCGCGTTGTGGGAGAAGGTCGTGGACGTCTACGCGCGGCACAGCGGCGCGGAATCGCATCTGGCCGCGGCGCTGGAGGCGATGGCCGTCTCGCTGTCCGCCACCGGCCGGGACGACCGGGCTGTGCACAACCTGCGGCGGACCGCCGCGATCCTGACGGACCTGGACGACCCGCGCGCCGAACTGGTCCAGCGGCGTGCGGAGGACCTGGCCTCGGCCCGCGCCGACGGGTCCGGTCAGGCGTCGGATCGTGCGCAGGCGGGGCAGTCCGGCTCCGGTTCCGACGATTCGTAG
- a CDS encoding TRAFAC clade GTPase domain-containing protein: MIVQLFLSLLQAVLALLVAGPVLAAAVALSLTLALVAIIREALDCLAAQADTEHLALDALPDPADRRYLSGPALRDHRRLGVACLVALHQRGLTQFDESFAGNGPHRVRPIRESELITRLPAVGILTFSTRAGFALGYVLALALLAGTWLVQLVLLTAAVAGFRLLSGTLWLFEVFSLALRQITTECPRCHTRLTRPVFVCPCGREHHALVPGAQGVFLRTCRCGQGLPTLLLTGKRGLSPRCGGCGASLPSPTQLMPTRHVPVVGGTGAGKSVFLHTAVACMRSGHDAVPADPFTDSRLAETGALLADGLFPPRTPVSRPVSYTLQVRNRLLHLYDAAGEIVQDADRIADSVFLALSDGVVLVIDPLALPAVRARADPDVLGASRTSGTDPKTVLDLLTETLSEHHTATPRRIAVVITKGDTLSGPTHPYATRPPDRPAAVRAWLIAHGHADIVHSAEHHFPHVHYFVVTYLTTSPTSHDDPAAPVHWLLTGTTP; encoded by the coding sequence ATGATCGTCCAACTCTTCCTCTCCCTGTTGCAGGCCGTGCTCGCGCTCCTGGTCGCCGGGCCGGTCCTCGCCGCCGCGGTCGCGCTCAGCCTGACCTTGGCGCTGGTCGCCATCATCCGGGAAGCGCTCGACTGCCTCGCCGCCCAGGCGGACACCGAGCACCTGGCGCTGGACGCGTTGCCCGATCCCGCCGACCGGCGGTACCTGTCCGGTCCCGCCCTGCGCGACCACCGGCGCCTCGGTGTGGCCTGCTTGGTGGCGCTGCATCAGCGCGGATTGACCCAGTTCGACGAGAGCTTCGCGGGAAACGGGCCGCACCGGGTACGCCCGATCCGGGAGTCCGAGCTCATCACCCGCTTGCCCGCGGTGGGCATCCTCACGTTCAGCACGCGCGCCGGGTTCGCCCTCGGCTACGTCCTCGCGCTTGCCCTGCTGGCCGGCACCTGGTTGGTGCAGTTGGTGTTGCTCACCGCCGCGGTAGCGGGTTTCCGACTCCTCTCCGGCACGTTGTGGCTGTTCGAGGTGTTCTCGCTGGCGCTGAGGCAGATCACGACGGAGTGCCCCCGCTGCCACACCCGACTCACCCGCCCGGTGTTCGTCTGCCCCTGCGGACGCGAGCACCACGCGCTCGTTCCGGGCGCGCAGGGCGTGTTCCTCCGCACCTGCCGCTGCGGCCAGGGCCTGCCCACACTGCTGCTCACCGGCAAACGCGGCCTCTCCCCTCGGTGCGGCGGCTGCGGCGCCTCCCTCCCCTCCCCGACCCAGCTGATGCCCACGCGTCACGTCCCGGTGGTCGGCGGAACCGGCGCCGGGAAGTCGGTGTTCCTGCACACCGCGGTCGCCTGCATGAGGTCCGGTCACGACGCCGTCCCCGCGGACCCGTTCACCGATAGCAGGCTGGCCGAAACCGGCGCTCTCCTCGCCGACGGCCTGTTCCCGCCGCGCACGCCGGTGAGCCGACCGGTCTCGTACACCCTGCAGGTGCGCAACCGGCTCCTGCACCTGTACGACGCGGCAGGGGAGATAGTCCAGGACGCCGACCGCATCGCCGACTCCGTCTTCCTCGCCCTCAGCGACGGCGTGGTCCTCGTCATCGACCCGCTCGCGCTTCCCGCCGTCCGCGCCCGCGCCGACCCCGACGTCCTCGGCGCCTCACGCACGTCCGGCACCGACCCCAAGACCGTCCTCGACCTGCTCACCGAGACCCTCAGCGAGCACCACACCGCCACGCCCCGCCGCATCGCCGTCGTCATCACCAAGGGCGACACCCTCTCCGGCCCCACCCATCCCTACGCCACTCGCCCACCAGACCGCCCCGCCGCAGTCCGCGCGTGGCTCATCGCCCACGGCCATGCCGACATCGTCCACTCCGCAGAACACCACTTCCCCCACGTCCACTACTTCGTGGTCACTTACCTCACCACCTCGCCGACCTCCCACGACGACCCGGCCGCCCCTGTCCACTGGTTGCTGACAGGAACCACCCCATGA